The DNA region ATAACGGCTTCGATACCATCGAGGCCGCCATCGCCGCCATCGCCGCCGGCCGCCCGGTGATCGTCACCGACGACGAAGACCGCGAAAACGAAGGCGACCTCATCATCGCCGCCGAAAAAGCCACCGTGGAGTCCATCAACATGATGATCCTCCACGCCCGCGGACTCATCTGCGTCCCCATGACCGGCGAACACCTCGCCCGCCTCGGCATCGGCGAAATGGTCCCCAAAAACCGCGAATCCTTCAAAACCGCCTTCGCCGTATCCGTCGATGCGGCACACGGCATCTCCACCGGCATCAGCGCCGCCGACCGCACTGCCACCGTCAAACTCCTCGCCAATCCCGCCACCACCGCCGACGACCTCGTCCAGCCCGGCCACATCTTCCCCCTCGCCGCGCGCCCCGGCGGCGTCCTCGAACGCGCCGGCCACACCGAAGCCGCCGTCGATCTCGCCGTCCTCGCCGGCCTAAAACCCTGCGCCGTCATTTGCGAAATCCTTAAAGACGATGGCTCCATGGCCCGCGTCCCCGACCTCATCGAGTTCAAAAAACGCTTCAACATCCCCCTCGTCTCCATCGAGCAACTCATCGAGTACCGCCACCGCACCGAACTCCTCGTCGAAAAAATCTCCACCGAGTTTGTCGCCACCGCCTGGGGCGATTTCGATCTCCACACCTTCCGCGAACGCCTCTCCGGCCGCACCCACTACGCCCTCACCCTCGGCACGCTCGACGACACTCCAACCCTCGTCCGCGTCCACCGCATGAACCTGCTCTCCGACGTCTTCCGCCAGCGCGGCTCCGACGGAGCCGCCGTCATCGAAAACTCCCTTGAGCAAATCCGCGCCGAAGGCCGCGGCGCCCTCGTCTACCTCCAGCACAACCCCACCCGCCCCCTTCCCGCTTTCAAGACGCCCGGCTCGCTCGAAGAAAAAAAAGCCCAGCCCCTCCCCGCCGACTTCCGCGAAGCCGGCATCGGCGCGCAAATCCTCTCCTCGCTCGGCCTGAAAAAAATCCGCCTTCTCTCTTCGACCCACCGCAAGGTCATCGGCCTCGACGGCTTCGGCCTCGACATCGTCGCCCAAGTCCCCCTCTGCACCAAGTAGAGCCCGCGCTCCGCCTCCGACCGGACCGCGGGTTATCCAACCCGCGATAACGCCCCGCCCGCGAACCCCTGCCCCATCGGCCCCTTCCCGTTGAAGGCTTCGGTGCTCCGCCGCCGCCACTTGAGCGTTCAGCGTTGAACGTTGAGCATTAAACGTTCGTCCCCCTCCACCTCGCCCAATCCTGTTCATCCTCTTAATCCTGTCCAAAAATTCCGCCGCTGCCCCCTCCCCATCCGGTACCCATCTGTGCAATCCGTGGTTAAAAAACTCCGCGCCCTCCGCGCCTCCGCGGTGAATCCCCCTCCGTCTCCCCGGCCCCCACCGCACGCCCTCCCGCCCGTTTCAGCGCCTCAGCCCCTCACCGCTTCCGCGCCAAAAACTCCGCCAGCCACTTCTCCTGCAGCTCCGCGTCCATCTTCACCTTCTCGTTGAACGCCCGCTCCCA from Nibricoccus aquaticus includes:
- the ribB gene encoding 3,4-dihydroxy-2-butanone-4-phosphate synthase; translation: MPSHPSESSSTTAPCSARAIDNGFDTIEAAIAAIAAGRPVIVTDDEDRENEGDLIIAAEKATVESINMMILHARGLICVPMTGEHLARLGIGEMVPKNRESFKTAFAVSVDAAHGISTGISAADRTATVKLLANPATTADDLVQPGHIFPLAARPGGVLERAGHTEAAVDLAVLAGLKPCAVICEILKDDGSMARVPDLIEFKKRFNIPLVSIEQLIEYRHRTELLVEKISTEFVATAWGDFDLHTFRERLSGRTHYALTLGTLDDTPTLVRVHRMNLLSDVFRQRGSDGAAVIENSLEQIRAEGRGALVYLQHNPTRPLPAFKTPGSLEEKKAQPLPADFREAGIGAQILSSLGLKKIRLLSSTHRKVIGLDGFGLDIVAQVPLCTK